Genomic segment of Nostoc sp. TCL240-02:
GTATTGCCTGTAAAACTTGTTGTTTTGTGTCAGCAATAACTTAATTCTAAAGATACACTCAAGATATATAACTTTACAGAGCAACCCAAATGGGAAATCTTAAGTTTTTAGAACCAGCCTTGCTTATTCACAAAGTAGGTATTTACAAATTCTTCAGGGGACTTATTCAAATAGATCATGCCTTCAATTAAACCTACAAGTTGCATAATTAACAAGGCGATACCGTAGGTAAAAGAACCCGCAACTACAGAAACCACCAGCATGATAAAGCCTTCTGGAGCGTATCCTAGAATGAATTTATGAACCCCAAATCCTCCAAGGATAATGCCACAGTAACCTGCTAGAAGTTGTTTGGTAGGGTGACTGGGGTTGAGATTTGACATATTAAATGCTGCTCCTTGATAAATAAGTGAGATATAAAAATAAAGTCTTTATTGTAATCAAAGCAAATAGATTTATTTGCTTAATCAATAGATTTTTAATTTTTTCATGTACAAGTAAGCCCCAAAATGACTAAAATCAGCGTGCTTCTATTCTAGAGGAGACACTAAAAAGTCTTGCGGCATAGCTTGAAAA
This window contains:
- a CDS encoding TM2 domain-containing protein: MSNLNPSHPTKQLLAGYCGIILGGFGVHKFILGYAPEGFIMLVVSVVAGSFTYGIALLIMQLVGLIEGMIYLNKSPEEFVNTYFVNKQGWF